TTCTTCAACACCAGAGTCCTCTGCGATGCTCAGAGATGGGCTGCTTTTCCCACCAGGAGGCACTAGTGATGTCCCTTCTGACAGGGCTTCTAGGGATCCTTTAATCTCTGCCGGTCctcttcttccttcttcctcttgTCGAGCATCCTCAAAGCCACCAAAAACATGTGCTGGTTGGCCCGGGCCTGGAGAGTCATTGTGGCCACTACCTGTTGCAGCAGCGTTTGGACTCTCTGGGGTAAAGTAGTAGAAGTCCATGGGGTCCTGGGTTCCTTGTCTGATGTCCTGCCTTTGAAAGCCACCGGGGGTCTCCCCCGGAGAGCAGGTCCGAAAGGACTGGTCTGTAGGTTCTGGATGAGTGTTCCAGCCATGAGGGTCCAGCTGACCATTTAGCTTGTCTATAACCTCACTCAGTGGTTGTCCTACTCGCTCCATAGAAGTGTCCTGCATCTTGGGCAGCCGGAGAGCTGGTTCCGAGAGATCACTTGGTCTCTCCTCCTCACCTTTGTTGCTGGGCTCCAAAGTCTTTTCCTGCTCCGCATCGGGGTCCTCAGGTTCTGAGGTGCTGAGGAGCAGACGCTGGCATCCCTCCTCTGCGCGAGTTCTCCTGCGCTTCCCACCACGCTTTTTCTTCACCAGCCTGGAAGGAGGTAAATTCAAACATGCGCACGCACTATTTATGACATTTTTggatttccttgtttttgtacATGTAATTGTACATTATGTTCTGTGCACCGGGATATCCGAATAGCCCACCTTATAACTCTACTGTGTGATTTAAGCACTACACAAACACTGCTGTGTGCCGGCGGCTCTCACAGCGCGCTCTCTGTATTAAAGTCTGACGGCCAAAGACGCTAACGCAGCTAACGCCGCTAGACCGAGTGCTACGGAACCGTACTTCTCGCGTCCCATGTGCGTTTAATGTTACCGCCCCCCCTCTGACGCTGAGAAAGCCGTGAGACAGGTGCCCTCACTCACCTGATGACCTCCAGCTCCGAGTTGTTCTCGGTGTAGGTGGTATAAGCGGCGGGAGCCTCTTTCCGGCAGCCTGCGCCGTGCACCGGAGTAGACTCTGAAGTGGACAAACCATCGGCCGTATCGTGTGTGCTGAGGTCTGTGCTGTCTGACGTCAGCTCGTTGGGCCTCGGTGGCTGATTATAGGACAGGGTGGCGTCCAGGGAAGCAACATCAATCTCTGAATCCTGTGTGATGGCTTCACTGGTGTCTGGAGAGTCCTCAGCGGTTCCCGGCCCTGGGATGACATCAGAAGATGACAGATCTCGTATAAACGGATTGTACCGATGCTTTATTCTCTTTCCTTGGGCTGTGTGGCCATTGTGCACCCCGGCCGCCCGGCTGGAGAAGCTGCTGCCGTTGTGCCCGTCTCCGTCTGTCACAGGAGAGCATAAAGAGTGAGAGGAGTCATGCAAAGCAAGGCGTAGGCAAGTCTCTGTGGGACACAACTACCAGCATCCTCAGCCAATTCCGGGCTTAGTGTGGACAGTGGAAGTTGTAGAGGAACAAAAGGCAGCAGTAAGAGTTTGCCTACACCAGAGGTAAAGCAGGGTTAGTCGTGTTTGCCACCCATTGTAATGGATAATTCACATTACCAGCAGATAAATACAATCATACAGAGAGGGGACACACATTTAGCATCAATTTGTGGAATTATTACAATTCTATGTAGTGCCTTTTGTTTTCCAAATCACAGTTTTGTATTCAGGGGGATTAGTAAGAAGAGCACATGCGCAGCAGGCAGCCAATCTGTAAACTGGATCACAAAGCTGGTTAATGACACGCCTGATGCATGCTTTACCGACATGTTATAATTATCAGCAACCGTGCCAGTTAATTCGGTTACACGTACAATGAGAGTCCCGAGCTcgaattttttttagtacggGGTTTGATGTTAAACTGAGCGCAAGAACCTCGTCCCTCTTACCCGCCGACAATACTGAAAGAGGGAAGAGATCTCGGAGATGATGATCTGCGTACTCTGTGTACGTTAACTCTTCTGCAGTAATTGCTCTGGACGTGGCCCGCTAAGAGCGTGAAAGACCCCTGGAGTCGTTAGGACCACCAGGGAGTGTCACAGCGAGAGCATTCAGGTCAACTAATAGAAAATTCTTATCCCCcgctcagtttttttttttttaaatcggcTCAAGAACGTGCCGCTCTCTAGAAACATAAAACCTGAAGACAAAGCCTTGCTCTCGTGCACTTGTGAACAGGAGGGAGAGAAAGCAGAGACAGACGGACGGAGAGAAGGAAGGACGTGACAGAGAGGACGCGGGTACTATAGAGAAGGCTGGACGGTCCCCACCTTCCCAGTCTGTCATGGGTACGGACGGCGCTGCAGGGTAAGCATCTCCAAAATCATAATCTACAGAGACCGGGGACAAAACAGCTGGTTAGAGAGAGGGTCTGGATCGCCGGGGAAAGGTATGGGGCAGCCGTGTCTGGCATGAGGTGCAGTGCCCAAAATCTGCACTAGCTACCCGCACCTGGGTAACTCTACACAAGGGTCAGGGGCAAAACATGTTTCAGGGAAAAATGCAGGGGTTTTCAGCAAAGCTTCATGTTACGCATTCAAACGACTCGAATCATGTTCTGAATCCGTCTAAGTAACCGCCACATGGGGTGGAGAGAGGTTTTGGAGAGGCAATCAAATATATGGGCAAGAAAGCCCCCTGTATCTTCTACCCAGAAGAAGTTCACAGAATGCCAACAGCCCCAGGTGGCACCCATCACCTGACCCCCCCACTAATACAACACATTCCAGATTCCAACCGTACCCTCGCTGGATGGGGCAATGGCGCTGTCATCCCACTCCAGGTTGGTAGAATTATTGGAGGTGAAGGAGTTGAGAGAGAGGCTGTCTGAACCGTGCACAGAGGTAGGAAGACGGTCTTCGAAGTCCAGAAGATTCTGGGGTTTGTAGTAATCGGGCATGTACGGGGCCAGATCCAGGTACGGAACATCCTGTATACAGAGTGCGGGGCAGGTTACAAACAGCAAACAACTATACTGTACATGCAAAAACACCAAGATGCTTTACCCTGCTTCCTGGCCCCACTGGCCCTTGGTTAACCCCGTTAAATAAATGTGTTCCTGTCACTGTTAGCCACGCGCAATCCCTTCCGCTGCTCATACGCACCAGCTCCAGCTCAAATCTGATAAACTCCAGGCCAGATACGAGTGTGAGGAAGAGCGTGAGGTGATCATGGCTGCAGACCAGCGCGTTCCTGGAAAGGAGAAGGCCAgagtcagggcaggcagcaggcgCAGCCGTCAGGATGGGAGGTCTGGGACTGCAGACTTACTTGTAGTAGTATTTCTGGAGCAGACTTTGGTTTTCTTGGAATAACCGTAGGTAGCTCTCCAGAGAGTTCTCATTAAGCGCCAGGTACAGCCAGGCCCGACCTGCTCGGCACAGACAGAGGTATTAACCCCAGAGAATCGGAATACCCGCTTCCGGGGCACTTACTGGCACACTGCCATTCTCACTGCCTGTTACTCACTGCGCCCCAGATGGGTAGCCACATGCTGCTGCTCCTCAATTTGCTTCACGGCTTCCCTGCGAGTGAAATGGACAACAAGGACCCAGTAGCCGGAGGAGATGTCCTGCAACCTGTAATATGGAATAGGACGGCATTACGCTTGTGCAGTGCAGGCCCCAGGGCCGGTGCCACATGCACCAGGATGCGGTCAGCCTGCCCTTGCATTGCACGAGTGTTATCTCTGCACCCACATGGAACTCTTACTGTTCTTTCAAGACACAGGGGCTCCTACAGATGCCACGTTACTCACCCATACAGCAGCGCATGGTCAAGATGCTCGCACAGCCTCTGCAGCACCCGGTCATGGTTTCTAATGGCTGGAGTCTCATCTTCGCAGGCAGCAAAGTAGCTCTGCAACTACAGACATAGTGGGTGTAAAACAGATCCCCCCAGGACAAGACGTGCATTCTCACACCCACCTAACATCTGGTGCCCAGAGCACCGCCACCAACTGCCAGCAGGATTAATCCGCAGACTCCCAGCACCGCCACCAACTGCCAGCAGGATTAATCCGCAGACTCCCAGCTCCGCCACCAACTGCCAGCGAGATTAATCCGCAGACTCCCAGCACCGCCACCAACTGCCAGCGGGATTAAACCACAGACTCCCAGCACCGCCACCAACTGCCAGCAGGATTAAACCACAGACTCCCAGCATCGCCACCAACTGCCAGCAGGATTAATCCGCAGACTCCCAGCACCGCCACCAACTGCCAGCGGGATTAAACCACAGACTCCCAGCACCGCCACCAACTGCCAGCGGGATTAAACCACAGActcccagcaccgccacaaactGCCAGCGGGATTAATCCACAGACTCCCGGCACCGCCACAAACTGCCAGCAGGATTAAACCACAGACTCCCAGCACCGCCACCAACTGCCAGCAGGATTAATCCGCAGACTCCCAGCTCCGCCACCAACTGCCAGCGAGATTAATCCGCAGACTCCCAGCACCGCCACCAACTGCCAGCGAGATTAATCCGCAGACTCCCAGCACCGCCACCAACTGCCAGCAGGATTAATCCGCAGACTCCCAGCGCTGACAGTGGGAGTTAGTCAGTCTGGTTGCGTCAGAGACGATTCTTACACAACAACCCGCTTTCTATAGAATATAATGGAAAAAAGGGAAGCACTGGGTGTGCTCGTAAAACGCAATGGGGCTGCAGGAGCAGGACGATGGGGCCGGGGTTAGTAATCTGCCCGGGCGACGGGGCCGGGGCTAGTAATCTGCCCGGGCGACGGGGCCGGGGTTAGTAATCTGCCCGGGCGACGGGGCCGGGGTTAGTAATCTGCCCAGCCTGCATGTTGCACAAGAGCAGCACGATGCGGCCGGACTGGATTTCTGGCATTGCTGAGAGCTCTTGAGCTGCACACAATCTACTCGTTGCTGTAACCGGAGGAGACACCGGGGTCCACTTCACTGAGAAAGCTACCTGCGGGGGCATCGTGAGGGGCCACTCGTGTGCAGACGGTGCGGCACAGAGCGGGGTCCACTTCACTGAGAAAGCTACCTGCGGGGGCATCGTGAGGGGCCACTCGTGTGCAGACGGTGCGGCACAGAGCGGGGTCCACTTCACTGAGAAAGCTACCTGCGGGGGCATCGTGAGGGGCCACGCGTGTGCAGACGGTGCGGCAGGGAGCAGGGGCCACTTCACTGATGCCTGCTCTGTGATTTCCTCCCAGCACTGAAAGGGTTGTGGCCCCGGTTCCATGCGCACTTTATCCCGTGTAGCGTTGCACACGCCTGCTATAAACTTATTTACTCCCCAACCTCACAGAGGGCCCATAAAACAGCTGCATCAGAGGGCGGAGGCAGCTGCTGCACAGACCGGTACAGAGTATGCTGCCGGCAGCCGCCACACGCTGCGCTATTCTGGGCAACAGACCCTGGGCTGCTTTACCAGCTGCCGGGGACGCCGAGGGGTTACTGGGGGTCACAGCTAAAAATAGCACACAATGTAACTGTTCTCACCCACACTGCGCGTGACAAAGCCACTGGCGGTGTATCCGGCACTGATACACACACGCTGTGCTGGCGGTGTACCCGgcactgatacacacacaccgtgCTGTCAGTGTACCCAgcactgatacacacacactgtgctgTCAGTGTACCCGGCAGtgatagacacacacactgtgctGTCAGTGTACCCGGCAGtgatagacacacacactgtgctGTCAGTGTACCCGCCAGCGATACACACATACTGTGCTGTCAGTGTACCCGCCAGCGATACACACACTGTGCTGTCAGTGTACCCGCCAGCGATACACACACTGTGCTGTCAGTGTACCCGGCAGTGGTAGACACACACTGTGCTGTCAGTGTACCCGGcagcgttatatatatatatatatatatatatacacacacacacactgtgctgTCAGTGTACCCAGCAGTGATACACACATTGTGCTGTGTGTGTACCtggcagtgatatatatatatacacacacactgtgctgTCTGTGTACCTGGCgctgatatacacacacaccctgcTGTCAGTGTACCCAGCAGTGATATACAcattgtagtgtgtgtgtgtgtgtgtgtgtgtgtgtgtgtgtgtgtgtgtatatatatatatatatatatatatatatatatatatatatatatatatatatatatatatacccggcagtgatataaatatatacacacactgtgcTGTCTGTGTACCCGGCGCTGATATACACAGTCACTGTGCCGTTAGAATACCCGCCCCCTCCGTTCCCCCGGGCACCTTTTTAACGGACAGGCTGATGTTCTCCAGGATCCGATCCTTCACCTCCCGGGGATCCATGTCCGACACATACTGCCCGTCACGTGACCCTCCCGGAACAGCCGTCACGATCAAGGCGGGGTTATGGCGCGGGGCGCTGGGAGATTCTCACTCAGCTAGAGGCTGAAACTCTGATCTAACCGGTTACCCTGGAGCTGGCTGGGGAGCAGGGCAAATCTCTGGGATTAACTGCCCCAGCATCGCACTGATGTACCCCAGGTCTGCCCTGGTGAGGGTAGGGTTGGGGTAATTAATGTGTGCGGGGGTAGCAAGGCAAGTCTCTGGGATTAACCGCCCCAGCCCCATACTGGTGTACCCCAGGTCTGCCCTAGTGAGGGTTGGGGTAATTAATGGGGCAGCACCAGCATTCAGCCAACACCGACCACAGCAAGAAACCAAATTCTCTAAGCATAATACCCCAGGGGAACGAGCCGTCCTCTGCAGTGAACGCTATCAACCTGAGCGCAACCTAAATATGCCCCCTTCCCGTCAGACCCATGGGGCATGTGGAAAGGCTTGTGGGGCACACGGAGCAGCTGCACCCTCATGGTGTTTCCGTATGCAGCGACTTCTCATTATTTCGTCACCATAACGTATAATCTGCCTCCTGCTCGTTTAGCAGATTTGGGGCTCCGGTGAAGACGCGTTGCCACGGGCACCACACCGGTTACAAACGGGAACGTCATCTCTGAAACGCGCGGCTGCCACACCGTGCAAACCCTCCTTAGACTAAACAAAAGAGACAGTCGCTGTTAGTAAATGCACCGGGGAGCGCTGGCCCAGCGTTGCGGCAAATGAGTCCACGTCCAGTGTGAAAGAGGACAATGTCTTTATTTCCATGAGCGTGTCTCAAATATCTGTAAACAATATGATTTAAGAGGCtaaaaaatccccccccccaatttaccatCAGAGAACAATCCCGTAAATGACTCAATAGAGGAGGAGggaaacatttcacaatttggTTAAtgtcacaaaacaaaagaaaaacgaCCGATGGAGGAGGTGGATTTCCTGGACAGTCCCGACAAGAGAAGcttcatgcctttctaaaatagtttaaaaagggTAAAATACGATTATGGctgtaggagaagctgcagcacacgTGATAGAGCTAACACTAACGTCACTCGATGGTGGCTTTGGCGAGACCGCGGTGCCGGCCGACTGGTGTCTCCAGGGAACCTGCTTGCGACTGGTCTGTCTCTTCACTTTCTCGCCACAGAAGAACATTCAAGGCTGACAGCGTGTGGAAGGACTGATCGGTCAGGATGAGGTGGCTTTCAGGCAGAGCTATCGAAGTGTTTCAGAAACCATGACGGTggtctttaaaatgtttacgAACCAAGAGACATATTTTCCTAACTGTGACGCTCCCCTTCTTCCTATAAGTGATATTTTAAGTATCTTATGTAGGGACAACAATGTTCTTTACTAATAAAGCTAGGAGGGCAAGCTCGGCATTGCCATCGGCGTTCTCTAGTGCCAGGACCGCATCTTCCACTGAAAAGCCAGCACTTACAATCTGTTCTACGGCAGAAGTCAGGAAGGAAGGTGGCAGCTGCGAGGGGCTAGGGCCTTCTGTGGAGGGTTCAgaggttattttaggggcagcaCAGGCAAGGTCTTTCTCTGTCTGAGACCCGGATAATGGCTCT
This window of the Spea bombifrons isolate aSpeBom1 chromosome 12, aSpeBom1.2.pri, whole genome shotgun sequence genome carries:
- the PLEKHM2 gene encoding pleckstrin homology domain-containing family M member 2 isoform X2; this translates as MDPREVKDRILENISLSVKKLQSYFAACEDETPAIRNHDRVLQRLCEHLDHALLYGLQDISSGYWVLVVHFTRREAVKQIEEQQHVATHLGRSRAWLYLALNENSLESYLRLFQENQSLLQKYYYKNALVCSHDHLTLFLTLVSGLEFIRFELELDVPYLDLAPYMPDYYKPQNLLDFEDRLPTSVHGSDSLSLNSFTSNNSTNLEWDDSAIAPSSEDGDGHNGSSFSSRAAGVHNGHTAQGKRIKHRYNPFIRDLSSSDVIPGPGTAEDSPDTSEAITQDSEIDVASLDATLSYNQPPRPNELTSDSTDLSTHDTADGLSTSESTPVHGAGCRKEAPAAYTTYTENNSELEVIRLVKKKRGGKRRRTRAEEGCQRLLLSTSEPEDPDAEQEKTLEPSNKGEEERPSDLSEPALRLPKMQDTSMERVGQPLSEVIDKLNGQLDPHGWNTHPEPTDQSFRTCSPGETPGGFQRQDIRQGTQDPMDFYYFTPESPNAAATGSGHNDSPGPGQPAHVFGGFEDARQEEEGRRGPAEIKGSLEALSEGTSLVPPGGKSSPSLSIAEDSGVEEGQGSPSDSPHPSEFRVDNNLLLLLMIHVFRENEEQLFKMFRMSTGHMEGDLQLVYVLLTDCYIYLLRKGAADKPYMVEDAVSYNELDYISVGLDQQAVTLVCANRRRQFLLDAADVSLTEIFIAALKSAMINGCREPPYPGILTDATMERLALAKFVSQESKQEASEVVMLYYGLVHWEDPLDEALATGDSTCFDQNVSKEGVLYYKANTSYLGRETWKTCFVVLSNGILYQYLERTDRTPVLSVNLGSEQCGGCRRTNTTERPHSFQVILTDKPPLELSAANEEEMADWMLHLCQAVSKGVIPQGIAPSPCLPCCLVLTQDKLITCHQDCQTSFFRALGITDLHNVSSLSTEDHKEYCIVEFTQDHRQLLAPWFLYFSCRKELERFVSALRSAWKAMYQVDLSHKTFDEATLKKCEDALSLIHSSWQRSDSLCRGRASRDPWC
- the PLEKHM2 gene encoding pleckstrin homology domain-containing family M member 2 isoform X3, with the protein product MDPREVKDRILENISLSVKKLQSYFAACEDETPAIRNHDRVLQRLCEHLDHALLYGLQDISSGYWVLVVHFTRREAVKQIEEQQHVATHLGRSRAWLYLALNENSLESYLRLFQENQSLLQKYYYKNALVCSHDHLTLFLTLVSGLEFIRFELELDVPYLDLAPYMPDYYKPQNLLDFEDRLPTSVHGSDSLSLNSFTSNNSTNLEWDDSAIAPSSEDYDFGDAYPAAPSVPMTDWEGPGTAEDSPDTSEAITQDSEIDVASLDATLSYNQPPRPNELTSDSTDLSTHDTADGLSTSESTPVHGAGCRKEAPAAYTTYTENNSELEVIRLVKKKRGGKRRRTRAEEGCQRLLLSTSEPEDPDAEQEKTLEPSNKGEEERPSDLSEPALRLPKMQDTSMERVGQPLSEVIDKLNGQLDPHGWNTHPEPTDQSFRTCSPGETPGGFQRQDIRQGTQDPMDFYYFTPESPNAAATGSGHNDSPGPGQPAHVFGGFEDARQEEEGRRGPAEIKGSLEALSEGTSLVPPGGKSSPSLSIAEDSGVEEGQGSPSDSPHPSEFRVDNNLLLLLMIHVFRENEEQLFKMFRMSTGHMEGDLQLVYVLLTDCYIYLLRKGAADKPYMVEDAVSYNELDYISVGLDQQAVTLVCANRRRQFLLDAADVSLTEIFIAALKSAMINGCREPPYPGILTDATMERLALAKFVSQESKQEASEVVMLYYGLVHWEDPLDEALATGDSTCFDQNVSKEGVLYYKANTSYLGRETWKTCFVVLSNGILYQYLERTDRTPVLSVNLGSEQCGGCRRTNTTERPHSFQVILTDKPPLELSAANEEEMADWMLHLCQAVSKGVIPQGIAPSPCLPCCLVLTQDKLITCHQDCQTSFFRALGITDLHNVSSLSTEDHKEYCIVEFTQDHRQLLAPWFLYFSCRKELERFVSALRSAWKAMYQVDLSHKTFDEATLKKCEDALSLIHSSWQRSDSLCRGRASRDPWC
- the PLEKHM2 gene encoding pleckstrin homology domain-containing family M member 2 isoform X1 encodes the protein MDPREVKDRILENISLSVKKLQSYFAACEDETPAIRNHDRVLQRLCEHLDHALLYGLQDISSGYWVLVVHFTRREAVKQIEEQQHVATHLGRSRAWLYLALNENSLESYLRLFQENQSLLQKYYYKNALVCSHDHLTLFLTLVSGLEFIRFELELDVPYLDLAPYMPDYYKPQNLLDFEDRLPTSVHGSDSLSLNSFTSNNSTNLEWDDSAIAPSSEDYDFGDAYPAAPSVPMTDWEDGDGHNGSSFSSRAAGVHNGHTAQGKRIKHRYNPFIRDLSSSDVIPGPGTAEDSPDTSEAITQDSEIDVASLDATLSYNQPPRPNELTSDSTDLSTHDTADGLSTSESTPVHGAGCRKEAPAAYTTYTENNSELEVIRLVKKKRGGKRRRTRAEEGCQRLLLSTSEPEDPDAEQEKTLEPSNKGEEERPSDLSEPALRLPKMQDTSMERVGQPLSEVIDKLNGQLDPHGWNTHPEPTDQSFRTCSPGETPGGFQRQDIRQGTQDPMDFYYFTPESPNAAATGSGHNDSPGPGQPAHVFGGFEDARQEEEGRRGPAEIKGSLEALSEGTSLVPPGGKSSPSLSIAEDSGVEEGQGSPSDSPHPSEFRVDNNLLLLLMIHVFRENEEQLFKMFRMSTGHMEGDLQLVYVLLTDCYIYLLRKGAADKPYMVEDAVSYNELDYISVGLDQQAVTLVCANRRRQFLLDAADVSLTEIFIAALKSAMINGCREPPYPGILTDATMERLALAKFVSQESKQEASEVVMLYYGLVHWEDPLDEALATGDSTCFDQNVSKEGVLYYKANTSYLGRETWKTCFVVLSNGILYQYLERTDRTPVLSVNLGSEQCGGCRRTNTTERPHSFQVILTDKPPLELSAANEEEMADWMLHLCQAVSKGVIPQGIAPSPCLPCCLVLTQDKLITCHQDCQTSFFRALGITDLHNVSSLSTEDHKEYCIVEFTQDHRQLLAPWFLYFSCRKELERFVSALRSAWKAMYQVDLSHKTFDEATLKKCEDALSLIHSSWQRSDSLCRGRASRDPWC
- the PLEKHM2 gene encoding pleckstrin homology domain-containing family M member 2 isoform X4, which codes for MDPREVKDRILENISLSVKKLQSYFAACEDETPAIRNHDRVLQRLCEHLDHALLYGLQDISSGYWVLVVHFTRREAVKQIEEQQHVATHLGRSRAWLYLALNENSLESYLRLFQENQSLLQKYYYKNALVCSHDHLTLFLTLVSGLEFIRFELELDVPYLDLAPYMPDYYKPQNLLDFEDRLPTSVHGSDSLSLNSFTSNNSTNLEWDDSAIAPSSEGPGTAEDSPDTSEAITQDSEIDVASLDATLSYNQPPRPNELTSDSTDLSTHDTADGLSTSESTPVHGAGCRKEAPAAYTTYTENNSELEVIRLVKKKRGGKRRRTRAEEGCQRLLLSTSEPEDPDAEQEKTLEPSNKGEEERPSDLSEPALRLPKMQDTSMERVGQPLSEVIDKLNGQLDPHGWNTHPEPTDQSFRTCSPGETPGGFQRQDIRQGTQDPMDFYYFTPESPNAAATGSGHNDSPGPGQPAHVFGGFEDARQEEEGRRGPAEIKGSLEALSEGTSLVPPGGKSSPSLSIAEDSGVEEGQGSPSDSPHPSEFRVDNNLLLLLMIHVFRENEEQLFKMFRMSTGHMEGDLQLVYVLLTDCYIYLLRKGAADKPYMVEDAVSYNELDYISVGLDQQAVTLVCANRRRQFLLDAADVSLTEIFIAALKSAMINGCREPPYPGILTDATMERLALAKFVSQESKQEASEVVMLYYGLVHWEDPLDEALATGDSTCFDQNVSKEGVLYYKANTSYLGRETWKTCFVVLSNGILYQYLERTDRTPVLSVNLGSEQCGGCRRTNTTERPHSFQVILTDKPPLELSAANEEEMADWMLHLCQAVSKGVIPQGIAPSPCLPCCLVLTQDKLITCHQDCQTSFFRALGITDLHNVSSLSTEDHKEYCIVEFTQDHRQLLAPWFLYFSCRKELERFVSALRSAWKAMYQVDLSHKTFDEATLKKCEDALSLIHSSWQRSDSLCRGRASRDPWC